One window of the Pirellulales bacterium genome contains the following:
- the mreD gene encoding rod shape-determining protein MreD, protein MAVIFLILATYIAAVLQTTLVPAFEVRHVMPDLLSLVAIVWQLLTGWRRGFVATAMVGLAFDLTSTGLLGVGLGLFALVGFAVAWLRTKLDMNHLIVRLAVVWLATTAIAIGEVVICRLLGETTLPWPSLAVRAVGVGVYTTGVALPLLMVVGWLGEGRRQGARVKG, encoded by the coding sequence ATGGCGGTCATCTTTCTAATCCTTGCCACGTACATTGCCGCGGTGCTGCAGACGACGCTCGTCCCGGCGTTCGAGGTGCGGCATGTGATGCCCGATCTACTCTCGCTCGTCGCGATCGTCTGGCAATTATTGACGGGCTGGCGGCGCGGATTCGTTGCGACGGCGATGGTCGGCCTGGCATTCGATCTCACCTCCACCGGCCTGCTTGGCGTCGGGCTGGGGTTGTTTGCCCTGGTCGGGTTTGCGGTGGCCTGGCTCCGCACCAAGCTCGACATGAATCATCTCATCGTGCGACTGGCGGTCGTCTGGCTGGCGACCACGGCGATTGCAATTGGTGAGGTCGTGATTTGCCGGCTCCTCGGCGAGACAACGCTCCCCTGGCCTTCGCTCGCCGTACGGGCAGTCGGCGTCGGCGTGTATACGACCGGCGTGGCGTTGCCGCTGCTGATGGTCGTCGGCTGGCTTGGTGAAGGTCGTCGGCAAGGGGCGAGGGTCAAGGGATGA